One window of Papilio machaon chromosome 18, ilPapMach1.1, whole genome shotgun sequence genomic DNA carries:
- the LOC106721137 gene encoding zinc finger CCHC domain-containing protein 10, whose translation MTLGTYNRHQAQRKKQAALAAAFPQGIRCQKCLEYGHWSYECTGKRKILVRPSRTKILKKNLEKKEEGQCSNGKCKIPSKKKRTNADCSDCSDSSSSSSESGSDSSDSSGSDSSSGSDSGSDSGSSSESESGSGSD comes from the exons ATGACGCTGGGAACTTACAACCGACACCAAGCTCAGaggaaaaa GCAAGCAGCTTTGGCCGCGGCGTTTCCTCAGGGCATTCGCTGTCAGAAGTGTTTGGAGTATGGCCACTGGAGCTACGAGTGTACGgggaaaagaaaaattttggTTCGACCGTCACGCACAAAGATCCTTAAAAAGAATTTAGAAAAGAAGGAAGAAGGCCAGTGCAG CAATGGCAAATGCAAGATTCCAAGCAAAAAGAAGCGCACTAACGCGGACTGCTCAGACTGTTCTGACTCCTCAAGCAGCTCTTCTGAATCAGGTTCAGACAGCTCGGATTCTTCGGGTAGCGACAGCAGCAGCGGCTCCGACAGTGGCAGTGATAGTGGCAGTAGCAGTGAATCGGAATCTGGATCAGGGAGCGATTAA
- the LOC106721109 gene encoding DNA replication licensing factor Mcm2, with translation MSSPIPDTPSDRDGARSRMTSPAREYEMFEDESAILGDNAAEEEEDGEELFNDNMEADYRPMPALDRYDNEDLDDDDYDPMSVEARVAAEQELRRRDRDEGRIRRDDRGLFYDESDEESTGAPRSKRRRDAERAATGDKEQTEEGIESIENLEDTKGYTTKEWVSMLGPRTEIANRFKNFLRTYANNKGQFVYKDRIRRMCEHNQASFHVEFDVLARKEQVLAFFLPDAPFQMLQIFDEVAKEIVLQIFPSYERVTSEIHVRISDLPLIEELRTFRKLHLNQLVRTVGVITATTGVLPQLSVVKYDCNRCGYILGPFVQSQNSEVKPGSCPECQSAGPFMVNMEQTVYRNYQKVTIQESPGRIPAGRIPRSKDCILLADLCDRCKPGDEVDLTGIYTNNYDGSLNTEQGFPVFATVIIANYIVVKDCKHIVESLTDEDVASIIKLSKEANIGERIVQSIAPSIYGHDFIKRGLALALFGGEPKNPGEKHKIRGDINVLICGDPGTAKSQFLKYTEKIAPRAIFTTGQGASAVGLTAYVRKNPTTRDWTLEAGALVLADRGVCLIDEFDKMNEQDRTSIHEAMEQQSISISKAGIVTSLHARCSIIAAANPIGGRYDPSLTFSENVNLSEPILSRFDVLCVVRDEADPMQDTHLAKFVVSSHMRHHPTKRGATLEDNTMDDIGIPQDLLKKYIVYSKENVHPKLQNMDQDKVAKMYSQLRQESLATGSLPITVRHIESVIRMSEAHARMHLRPQVNEEDVNMAIRTMLESFVDTQKYSVMRAMRQTFQKYLSYKKDHSELLYYILRQLTMDQLAYMRGLHNHSQSTIEISERDLTERARQINITDLKPFYESRIFKINNFSYDQKRKVIIHILPEAPSAS, from the exons ATG AGTTCACCAATCCCTGATACTCCATCCGATAGAGATGGAGCTCGATCAAGAATGACTTCACCGGCACGGGAATATGAGATGTTCGAAGATGAAAGTGCAATCCTCGGAGACAATGCCGCCGAAGAAGAAGAGGATGGGGAAGAGCTTTTTAACGATAATATGGAAGC CGATTATCGGCCTATGCCAGCATTAGACCGATATGATAATGAAGACTTAGATGATGATGACTATGACCCAATGTCTGTTGAGGCTCGTGTGGCTGCTGAACAGGAGCTGCGGAGAAGGGATAGGGATGAAGGCAGAATAAGACGTGATGATCGTGGATTGTTTTATG ATGAATCTGATGAAGAAAGTACAGGTGCACCACGTAGTAAGCGTCGTCGTGACGCCGAGAGAGCTGCGACTGGAGACAAGGAGCAAACTGAAGAAGGCATTGAAAGTATTGAGAATCTTGAGGATACGAAGGGATATACTACTAAAGAATGGGTCTCCATGTTAGGACCAAGAACAGAGATTGCTAATAG gtTTAAAAATTTCCTCCGAACGTATGCTAATAACAAGGGCCAATTTGTTTACAAAGATCGCATACGACGTATGTGTGAACACAATCAAGCGTCATTTCACGTCGAGTTCGACGTTCTCGCACGTAAAGAACAAGTCCTTGCTTTCTTTTTACCAGACGCACCGTTCCAAATGCTTCAGATCTTCGATGAAGTTGCCAAAGAGATTGTCTTACAAATCTTTCCGAGTTATGAAAGAGTCACGTCAGAAATCCATGTTCGTATATCTGATTTGCCGCTTATTGAAGAGTTGAGAACATTCCGGAAGCTTCATTTGAATCAGTTAGTGAGGACTGTGGGTGTGATTACAGCGACAACTGGTGTTCTACCGCAGTTATCAGTTGTGAAATATGATTGTAATAGATGTGGTTATATACTTGGGCCGTTCGTACAATCACAGAATTCTGAAGTTAAGCCAGGATCTTGTCCGGAGTGTCAGAGTGCTGGGCCATTTATG GTTAACATGGAGCAAACAGTATACCGTAATTACCAGAAAGTTACTATCCAGGAGTCTCCGGGTCGTATCCCGGCAGGTCGTATACCTCGCAGCAAGGACTGTATCCTGTTAGCTGATCTATGTGACAGATGTAAACCTGGAGATGAAGTGGATTTAACTGGGATATATACAAACAATTATGATGGATCACTTAATACTGAACag GGATTTCCAGTATTTGCTACAGTGATTATAGCAAATTACATAGTAGTTAAAGATTGTAAACATATTGTGGAATCGTTGACAGACGAGGATGTTGCCAGCATCATAAAGTTGTCCAAAGAGGCTAACATTGGAGAGAGAATTGTACAGAGCATTGCTCCATCCATTTATGGacatgattttataaaaagaggATTAGCGTTAGCACTGTTTGGTGGAGAACCTAAAAATCCag GTGAAAAGCATAAAATTCGAGGAGACATCAATGTTCTAATTTGTGGCGATCCAGGTACCGCCAAGTCGCAGTTCCTCAAATATACTGAAAAa aTTGCACCCCGTGCCATATTTACAACGGGTCAAGGAGCCAGTGCAGTCGGTCTAACTGCTTACGTTAGAAAGAATCCAACAACaag AGATTGGACTTTAGAAGCCGGGGCACTAGTGTTAGCAGACCGCGGTGTTTGTCTGATTGATGAGTTTGACAAGATGAATGAGCAAGACCGTACATCCATACATGAGGCCATGGAGCAACAGTCCATTTCTATATCTAAAGCGGGGATCGTCACATCGCTACATGCCag ATGTTCAATAATAGCAGCCGCGAATCCAATCGGTGGTCGCTACGATCCTTCACTAACATTCTCCGAGAATGTGAACCTGTCGGAGCCAATACTTTCACGTTTCGACGTACTCTGTGTTGTCAGAGACGAGGCAGACCCAATGCAGGATACACATCTAGCTAA ATTTGTCGTAAGTTCTCATATGAGACATCACCCGACTAAACGTGGAGCAACACTGGAAGACAATACTATGGATGACATAGGTATACCGCAGGACCTGTTGAAGAAATATATTGTGTATTCTAAGGAAAATGTACATCCTAAGCTACAG AACATGGATCAAGATAAAGTGGCCAAGATGTACAGTCAGTTGCGACAGGAGTCACTTGCTACTGGCAGCTTGCCTATCACTGTCAGACATATTGAATCAG TGATCCGTATGAGCGAAGCACACGCACGAATGCATCTCCGTCCGCAAGTGAACGAGGAGGATGTTAACATGGCCATACGTACTATGCTGGAAAGCTTCGTCGATACACAGAAATACAGCGTAATGCGAGCTATGAGACAA ACATTCCAGAAATATCTATCATATAAGAAGGATCACAGTGAACTGTTATATTACATCCTACGTCAACTAACTATGGACCAGTTGGCTTATATGAGAGGCTTGCATAATCACTCGCAATCCACTATAGAGATATCTGAACGAGATCTGACAGAGAGAGCGAGACAAATCAACATCACAGACCTGAAACCTTTCTACGAAAGTAGGATATTCAAAATCAACAACTTCAGTTATGACCAGAAAAGGAAAGTAATCATTCATATTTTGCCAGAAGCGCCGAGTGCGTCGTAA
- the LOC106721138 gene encoding mitochondrial import inner membrane translocase subunit Tim16 — MAKYIAQIIVLGAQVVGRAFARALKQEIAASQEAAKRAGGGPEGARRAAANASTGLSLEEAMQILNIDKLDPEKVNKNYEHLFNANDKSKGGSFYLQSKIVRAKERLDVELKPKGSQADASQSKDAP, encoded by the coding sequence atggCTAAATACATTgctcaaattatagttttgGGTGCTCAGGTTGTTGGAAGAGCGTTTGCTAGGGCTCTTAAGCAAGAAATAGCTGCTTCACAGGAAGCCGCTAAACGAGCTGGTGGTGGACCAGAAGGTGCAAGAAGAGCTGCTGCTAATGCTTCCACGGGACTTTCACTGGAAGAGGCtatgcaaattttaaatatagacaaaTTAGACCCcgaaaaagtaaataaaaattacgaacATTTATTCAATGCCAACGACAAATCCAAAGGTGGTTCTTTCTATTTACAATCGAAAATCGTCAGAGCAAAAGAAAGATTGGACGTTGAATTGAAACCAAAAGGATCACAAGCCGATGCAAGTCAATCAAAAGATGCACCATga